In one window of Frigoriglobus tundricola DNA:
- a CDS encoding tetratricopeptide repeat protein: MHHGAGRTAEAVAAFREVSRLDEERMGASTGPAPELVQSVAGNEYNLGVLLSDTGRADEALVAYRRSLALRRRLARDYPGRPEHRLDLAYTLGNMAACAIPADLAAAEAEYREAVGILSELAAAYPKASAVRAGLARNRLNLAIVLLDRGDGDGAAACCRENVRADPRDAGARRNWRGRSGCGSCSPGSRACSPAPRARRPRPRRASSPSCAGGRSSSGSGPPPGCTVRPSPPTRAGRGYGRRPPVRGRPRPPPAPPAGTGTTHPPLRKRGPLCAGSSGSGWAELALRQKEGDAPNAAERSSRPTRSRPG, from the coding sequence GTGCACCACGGGGCCGGCCGGACGGCCGAGGCCGTCGCCGCGTTCCGCGAGGTGTCCCGGTTAGACGAGGAGCGCATGGGCGCGAGCACGGGGCCGGCCCCCGAACTGGTCCAGAGCGTCGCCGGCAACGAGTACAACCTGGGGGTGCTGCTGAGCGATACGGGGCGGGCGGACGAGGCGCTGGTCGCGTACCGCCGGTCGCTCGCGCTCCGCCGCCGCCTGGCCCGCGACTACCCGGGCCGGCCGGAGCACCGCCTGGACCTGGCGTACACGCTCGGGAACATGGCCGCGTGCGCGATCCCCGCGGACCTCGCGGCAGCTGAGGCCGAGTACCGCGAGGCGGTCGGGATCCTCTCCGAGCTGGCCGCGGCCTACCCGAAGGCTTCGGCGGTCCGGGCCGGGTTGGCCCGGAACCGGCTCAACTTGGCGATCGTGCTTCTGGACCGGGGGGACGGGGACGGGGCGGCCGCCTGCTGCCGGGAGAACGTCCGCGCGGACCCCCGGGACGCGGGCGCGCGGCGGAACTGGCGCGGGCGGAGCGGATGCGGGAGCTGCTCCCCCGGCTCCCGGGCGTGCTCACCGGCGCCACGCGCCCGTCGACCCCGGCCGAGGCGTGCGAGTTCGCCGAGTTGTGCGGGCGGCCGTTCCAGCAGCGGTTCGGGGCCGCCGCCCGGTTGTACGGTGAGGCCTTCGCCGCCGACCCGCGCTGGCCGAGGGTACGGTCGCCGCCCACCGGTACGCGGCCGCCCGCGCCCGCCGCCCGCGCCGCCCGCGGGGACGGGAACGACGCACCCACCTCTCCGGAAGCGCGGGCCGCTCTGCGCGGGCTCGTCCGGGAGTGGCTGGGCCGAACTGGCGCTGCGGCAGAAGGAAGGCGACGCGCCGAACGCGGCCGAGCGGAGCTCGCGGCCGACACGCTCTCGGCCTGGCTGA